The stretch of DNA CACCCGATGGTCGCCGAGGCGGCGGTGATCGGACGCGCGGACGAGCGAACGGGGCAGGCCATCGCCGCCTTCGTCACCCTGAAGGGCGAGGCGACGGGCGACGAGGCGCTCATCGACACCCTCCGCGACCACGTCGCGAACAAGATCGGCAAGATCGCCAGACCTACCTCGATCGTCTTCACCCCGGAGCTGCCCAAGACCCGCTCCGGCAAGATCATGCGTCGTCTGCTCAAGGACGTCTCCGAGAGCCGCCACCTCGGCGACGTCACGACGCTCGCCAACGCGGCCGTCATCGACGACATCGCCACGCGAGCCGCGAGCGCCACCAAGGAGGACTGATTCTCTCCAAGCCCACACGGCAACCCTGTTGAAAAAAGAGAGGTGACGAATAATGGCGTACGTGTCCGACAGATCCGGCGAGGTGCGAGGCGACGGCCGCGAGGAAGAGCCCGCGGCGCCCCGCCTGATCTCTCATCGTGAGATCGCTGACCCCGCCCCACTCGGCTTGGCCGCCTTCGCCATGACCACCGTCGTGCTCAGCGTGGTCAACGGCGACCTGATCCCGGCCGCACTGGCGACGGTCGTCCTGCCCCTGGCCCTGTTCTACGGTGGCCTCGTCCAGCTGCTGGCCGGCATGTGGGAGTTCGTGAGGAACAACACGTTCGGGGCGCTGGCCTTCAGCTCGTTCGGAGCCTTCTGGCTCGCCTACGCCGGCTATGCCAGGTTCATCGCTCCAGGGCTGCCGAAGTCGACGGCCTTCCAGGCGACGGGTCTGTTCCTTGCTGTGTGGGGGTTCTTCACCCTGTACATGCTGGTCGCCTCTCTGAGGACGACGGCCGCCGTGGCCCTGGTGTTCGTGACCCTGTTCATCACCTTCGCCATCCTGGCCGGTGGCGAGCTCGCCCAGAGCACCCAGACGGTGAAGATCGGTGGCTACGTCGGGATCCTGACCGGCGCGGTCGCCTGGTACGCGTCGTTCGCCGGCGTGACCAACGCGACCTGGAAGCGGACCGTGCTACCCACCGGCCCGCTCCCGATCAGCCGCAACGGCCTCGGGAACGGCGCTGGCAACGGCCAGAGTCGCGACGCGACTCGCGAGACCACGGCCCAGGGTCGGTAGACCGTCGGGGGACGCCGCCGAGCGACTCCCCTCGCCCGCCACCCCCAGGCGGGGATTCAACCCGCCTGGGGGCGGCCGAGCCGCAAGCAGCGACCCCAATCGGGCCGGCCCGGAAGGCCGGCCCGATGATCCAGCCGCAGGCTCTACGGCCGGCGGCGGGGTTGGGGCCCCCGCCGCTTCGGAGGAGGGCGGGGATGGGGCCCCGCCCGGGGCGGCGCAGCCGCCAGCAACACAGCGCTTAGGCTCGCCGGGCGTGAACGGCGATCGCTGCGACGCCCTGCTGGTGGTGTCCTTCGGCGGGCCGGAGAGCGCCGATGACGTGCTCCCCTTCCTCGAGAATGTCACCGGCGGGCGCGGCGTACCCCGCCAGCGCCTGCTCGAGGTGGCCGAGCACTACCACCACTTCGGCGGGGTGAGCCCGATCAACGCCCAGAATCGAGCCCTCGTCGCCGCGCTCGAAGCGGAGGTGGCTCGCCGAGGGTGGAAGCTCCCGGTCTACTGGGGGAACCGCAACTGGCATCCGCTCCTCGCCGACACGGTTCGCCAGATGGCCGGAGACGGCATTCGCCGGGCGCTCGCCTTCGTCACCTCGGCCTTCAGCTCCTATCCCGGGTGCCGCCAGTACCTGGACGACATCGAGCGGGCCCGAGCCGAGGTGGGCGATCGCGCCCCGGAGGTGGGCAAGCTGCGGACGTTCTACAACCATCCTGGTTTCGTCCAACCCATGGCGCGCCGCGTGGAGGAAACCCTCGCCGCCGTACCCGAACAGCGCCGGCGAGGGACCCGCCTGGTCTTCACCGCCCACAGCATCCCGGTGGCCATGGCCCGGTCGAGCGACTACCAGGCGCAGCTGCGGGAGGCCTGCCGGCTGGTCTGCGGGCTGCTCGGCGAGCGCGAGCGGTACGAGTGGGATCTCGTCTACCAGAGCCGCAGCGGCTCGCCGGGACAGCCGTGGCTGGAACCGGACATCGGCGATCACCTCGAGACGCTGGCCGCGGCGGGGGTGCAGGACGTCGTGCTCGTCCCGATCGGGTTCGTCTCGGACCACATGGAGGTGCGCTTCGACCTGGACGTCGAGGCCAAGGGGTTGGGCGACAAGCTGGGCCTTCGGCTCCACCGGGCACCGACGGTGGGCACCGACCCCGAGCTCGTGGCCATGATCGTCGACCTCGTCGCCGAGCGAGGTCGACCGGAGAGCGAGCGATGTCGCTTGGGATCCGATCAGCCGCGTCCCGACGTCTGCCCGCCCGGATGTTGCCCAGGACCAGCGCAGCTCGCGCCCTCAGCGCACGGCAGTCCGCACCCGTGAGCTGGCGTCCTCGACCCTCGACGCCAGGTCCACGACGCGATCGAAGGCGCTCACGACCAGCACCCGTCGCACCGGGGACTCTTCGGGGACCACGACCGCCAGGTGCTGCCGGCGCCGTTGGAGCCGCTCGCTGAGCTTGAACAGGAGGCTGATGCCGGCACTGTCGATGTAGTCCACGCCCGACAGGTCGACGACGAGCCCGGCAGCGGAGTTGGGCACCGCCTTGGCCACCTGAGCCCCGAGGCGCTCCGCGTTCGAGAGGTCGACTTCCTCCTCGATGCGTACCACCACGACCTCGACGTTCCCGGCGGGCCCGTCGTCGCGCTCTCCACCCGGTGCCGAGAAGGCCGGCTCCCGAGATCGTGGCTGGGTACCGAGCCGGCGCCGGAGGTGCACGGCCGTTCCGCCCGGGCCGGGGATGACCTCCACCTCGTCGGTGAGCGAGCTCATGAGGTGAAAGCCCCGCC from Acidimicrobiales bacterium encodes:
- a CDS encoding acetate uptake transporter, translating into MAYVSDRSGEVRGDGREEEPAAPRLISHREIADPAPLGLAAFAMTTVVLSVVNGDLIPAALATVVLPLALFYGGLVQLLAGMWEFVRNNTFGALAFSSFGAFWLAYAGYARFIAPGLPKSTAFQATGLFLAVWGFFTLYMLVASLRTTAAVALVFVTLFITFAILAGGELAQSTQTVKIGGYVGILTGAVAWYASFAGVTNATWKRTVLPTGPLPISRNGLGNGAGNGQSRDATRETTAQGR
- a CDS encoding ferrochelatase — protein: MNGDRCDALLVVSFGGPESADDVLPFLENVTGGRGVPRQRLLEVAEHYHHFGGVSPINAQNRALVAALEAEVARRGWKLPVYWGNRNWHPLLADTVRQMAGDGIRRALAFVTSAFSSYPGCRQYLDDIERARAEVGDRAPEVGKLRTFYNHPGFVQPMARRVEETLAAVPEQRRRGTRLVFTAHSIPVAMARSSDYQAQLREACRLVCGLLGERERYEWDLVYQSRSGSPGQPWLEPDIGDHLETLAAAGVQDVVLVPIGFVSDHMEVRFDLDVEAKGLGDKLGLRLHRAPTVGTDPELVAMIVDLVAERGRPESERCRLGSDQPRPDVCPPGCCPGPAQLAPSAHGSPHP